In Callospermophilus lateralis isolate mCalLat2 chromosome 18, mCalLat2.hap1, whole genome shotgun sequence, one DNA window encodes the following:
- the Pih1d1 gene encoding PIH1 domain-containing protein 1, which produces MADSKLLVPELSETETMDDETARFEELLLQASKELHQAQTTRSESTQIQPQAGFCIKTNSSEGKVFINICHSPSIPPPADVTEDELLQMLEEDQAGFRIPMSLGEPHAELDAKGQGCTAYDVAVNSDFYRRMQNSDFLRELVVTIAREGLEDKYGLQLNPEWRMLKNRTFMGSISQQNIRSQQRPRIQELGNLYTPSSRPAEEGPEKPHLNLWLEAPDLLLAEIDLPKLDGALGLSLEIGENRLVMGGPQQLYHLDAYIPLRINSEESKAAFHRKRKQLMVAMPLLSVPS; this is translated from the exons ATGGCGGACTCGAAGCTTCTGGTGCCAGAGCTAAGCGAGACAGAGACGATGGATGATGAGACGGCGCGGTTCGAGGAGCTGCTGCTGCAG GCTTCCAAAGAACTCCATCAAGCCCAGACAACCAGATCAGAATCTACACAGATCCAACCTCAGGCTG gtTTCTGCATAAAGACCAACTCTTCAGAAGGGAAGGTTTTCATCAACATCTGTCACTCTCCCTCCATCCCACCTCCGGCTGACGTGACCGAGGACGAGCTGCTTCAAATGCTGGAGGAGGACCAGGCTGGGTTTCGCATCCCCATGAGTCTGGGAGAGCCACATGCTGAACTAGATGCAA AAGGCCAGGGCTGTACCGCTTACGATGTGGCTGTCAACAGTGACTTCTACCGGAGGATGCAG AACAGCGATTTCTTGCGGGAGCTCGTGGTTACCATCGCCAGGGAGGGCCTTGAGGACAAATATGGCTTGCAGCTGAATCCAG AATGGCGCATGTTGAAGAATCGGACTTTCATGGGCTCCATCTCGCAGCAGAACATCCGCTCCCAGCAGCGTCCTCGGATCCAGGAGCTGGGGAACCTGTATACGCCCAGCTCCCGGCCAGCTGAGGAAGG CCCTGAGAAACCTCACCTGAACCTTTGGCTGGAAGCGCCTGATCTCCTCTTGGCTGAAATTGACCTCCCCAAACTG GATGGAGCCCTGGGGCTGTCGTTGGAAATCGGGGAGAACCGCCTGGTGATGGGGGGTCCCCAGCAGCTGTATCACCTGGATGCTTATATCCCCTTGCGGATCAACTCTGAGGAGAGCAAGGCAGCCTTTCATCGGAAGAGAAAG CAACTTATGGTGGCCATGCCCCTTCTGTCGGTGCCTTCCTGA